The window AACACTGTCACTTCTTTGGTCCTTGGATCATATTTTAGTAACCTTCCGGTCTTATCCCCAGTTTGCATTGCTATTGCATAAGCCCTAAAAAATTCAATTGTTAATAAATGGGAATGAGAATCATAACTATATGgacaaacttaaaaaaaaaaaaaaagaaatctataTAATGAGTAAATTGATGATACATACCATCTTTGGAATATGGTGCTAGTATCGGTAAAATAGACAACTCCAGTGTTTTGATCAATGTCCAAAGCATTAGTGAATCGAAATGGGACTCCTTCTACACTAATGGCTACTTGTTTGGCAACTCCACCATTGCGCCCAACCACCAATAGCCCAAAATAAGCATCTGCAATGTAAAGATCACATGTCGcttcattgaatttaagacCCAATGGTCTTCCACATACTTGTTCCATTGCAGGGTTGGCTGATCCATCACAAAATTCAGGAATCCTGATCAAGCACAAAGAACAAATActtcaattatttcaaatacTTTCATACATTTTTATCCAACATAAAACGTACACTTACAATCACAAAGAAGGTTGAATTGGACACCAAAAGAATACTTTATGGCATGCAATTAATatgaatatacaaaataattaaaaatttaattatatattattatattttaaaatctatttaagaaatatatgtaATTATAAGTGAATATATACTAaacataatgaataaaaaatttacaagtaGTCTTTACCTGAATGGGGAAGTGATTGCAAACTCCTTCCATCCATGTTTCGAACCTTGCCATTTTAAAATTCTACCATCCGAGATGCCAGTATAAGGACCATCTCTATTACAATCAAAGGCAATGCTTTCAGGGCCAGATACCCCTGAAGGAAGTTCAAGTGTATTGTATTTTAGAACTTGATGTGAATTAACACATCCAAAAAGAGAAATCGAAATAAAAGAGAAGATAAAGAATTGTAAGAGCTTCATGGTGTTGAAGAAGACGATGGacaattttttctttggtaCTATAAGTAAAGGTTATGCTACCCATAATTCTATATATAAGAAGAGAATCATAGGTTGTcctaattaaaatcaaaatatagttGTTATAACATAAGAATTAGGACTCTAATTAGAATTAGGActctaattaatatttaatttttaatatttcaaaaaaaatgttttggtttaatattaattataatcaaataatgATAGTATTTAATTTGAGGTTATACggtaaaatatgaaaataataataattaaaattcattttattttaaaattatttcatctttataaaaaaaagttaaaataaatgaaattattttgaaatattatataaaaataatgtaataattttaattttttttaaattttcattcactcttttttttctctttatattcTCTCACAACCAAATATAGCTTTAAGGTTTTAAATCTCTTCTTGATAGGATTGCAAAGGTATATttgcaatatatataaaaagaaatgctTTTATGAGATATAAGCATCCCAATTTGCAAATTCAAACGTAAGATTTGTCACGAGTATGCAAATGCAAGGATGTAAATGAGGCATAATTGGAGAGAGCTCCCCTATTCCCATAACATTAAGAGACAAattcccattttttatttataaaatataaatattgatttttaaaattaatatagattttttattttaaaaatattgatttatagACTTCTCATAATAGTTAGATAAATTATCTTTTCGGTTATTTAAAATGTCATTATCcgttaaaaatattctaatgataattagaaaaattaatgtcTAGttagatacatttttttttttttttcaaaaaaaaaaaataatactaatatctatataaaatacaagaatttttaaaagattacatacaaaatttaatattgttttcaagttaattaaaaaaattgaggaattaaaaacatttttttatataaaatttcaaaaattttaaaagtaattcttAAGACATCACATAACTTTACActagagtttttatttttaaatatatttttatgaaaaatcttaattttaaaaataaaaaacaagaaatgtaTCTAAGCAAAAACGAAGTCTAACAAAATCATTAATGTTTGAGTTTTAACaaggattaaattttaaaaagtttcaatgtgaaaagttagaattgacatttagtttttaaatatatataattttttaattataaaattatataggatatataatataatataattggtGCGACAACGAGGACGGGTTTAAGCAGGAAAAAGGGTCCCTGGTTCTGAATTCATTCCTGATTTAGGAGAATTTCACCATTCTTATCCAATTAGAGGTGGTGATGGgcattgatgaaaatatcgatttACGGATATATAAGATATATCGAAGAAATATTGAcgaatattttggaaaaaaaaaattggtagacaaaaaattaatcaaaactcatGAAATGTAATAAAAACCTCGTAATaatgtaattagaaatataatagacaatttaaatttgttttgttgaagaatttgatatgtatattatatgatttgtgatattagatgtaattatattatGTGGGTCGATAAGaaatgtaaattttataattgtaCACTCATTATCAAGCTTCATGAATACTTCACTTAATTTCCTCTGCAGTATTAGGATTTGGCGGTATTTATCATGCACTTCTTGGACTTGAGACTCTTGAAGAAtcttttccatttttcggtTATGTATAGAaagatagaaataaaataaccaCAATTTTGGGTATTCACTTAATCTTGTTATGTATAGGTGTTTTTCTTCTAGTATTCAAGGCTCTTTATTTTGGCCGCGTATATAATACTTAGGCTTCCGgagatttcattaaatatcaataatttgtacatattatCACCTAGCCGTTGGATTCAATTTTGACCGTTGGATCAGCTTTGATTTGGACCATCAAATGCATAGGAGTCatgatttgtttccattttttttttatctctactaaatctaaaaaatcaaaagggccacccacttctctcactcgggCATCAAAAAGCCCTTTGCTGAAGCTGCCCTCCGGACGAGAGAATCCTAAAAAGGCCCTACTTTCCTCttccactctcaatcctcgcaggttctactctcaatcctcgcaggttctaatctaatcatttttttttttttttgcaacccccgtttgattcccaagaaaatccatccccattcgatttccgggaaaattcatccttgtttgatttccgagaaaatccatgcaaaacccctaaggaaaaccaaaaaaattgcttttttttttttgctccctgtgttttctggatctgttccgGGGtcgctttgcttttgtgccattggatttaaatttcacgaaccctaaatccacaaTGTTTGAG of the Vitis vinifera cultivar Pinot Noir 40024 chromosome 10, ASM3070453v1 genome contains:
- the LOC100853870 gene encoding protein STRICTOSIDINE SYNTHASE-LIKE 10; translated protein: YFFQLELPSGVSGPESIAFDCNRDGPYTGISDGRILKWQGSKHGWKEFAITSPFRIPEFCDGSANPAMEQVCGRPLGLKFNEATCDLYIADAYFGLLVVGRNGGVAKQVAISVEGVPFRFTNALDIDQNTGVVYFTDTSTIFQRWAYAIAMQTGDKTGRLLKYDPRTKEVTVLLRGLSFSNGVALSKDKDFVLVTETTAAKVTRYWLQVHKGLTAEFDEGHEMFDYGKHIFLL